A region of Campylobacter armoricus DNA encodes the following proteins:
- the lptB gene encoding LPS export ABC transporter ATP-binding protein, with product MSKLEAKNLEKIIKKTKIIHDVSLEVQSGEVVGLLGPNGAGKTTSFYMICGLIFPTSGKVFLDSQDITKEPLNKRAKLGIGYLPQESSVFKDLSVEENLLLAAQVIYQDKKKLEQKIEQMLELLSIEPIRHRKGMSLSGGERRRCEIARSLICNPKFLLLDEPFAGVDPIAVGEIQSLINDLKAMNIGVLITDHNVRETLAICDRAYVIRSGRLLASGNANEIAHNEDVKKYYLGSEFRLE from the coding sequence ATGAGTAAGCTAGAAGCTAAAAATTTAGAAAAAATTATTAAAAAAACTAAAATCATACATGATGTTTCATTGGAAGTTCAAAGTGGTGAAGTTGTAGGCCTTTTAGGCCCAAATGGAGCAGGAAAAACAACAAGTTTTTATATGATTTGCGGGCTTATTTTTCCAACAAGTGGAAAAGTTTTTTTGGATTCGCAAGATATTACAAAAGAACCTCTCAATAAAAGAGCAAAACTTGGCATCGGGTATTTACCTCAAGAAAGTAGTGTGTTTAAAGATTTAAGTGTAGAAGAAAATTTGCTCTTAGCGGCTCAAGTAATATATCAAGATAAAAAAAAGTTAGAGCAAAAAATAGAACAAATGTTAGAATTGTTAAGTATAGAACCCATTAGACACAGAAAAGGTATGAGTTTAAGTGGAGGTGAAAGAAGGCGTTGTGAAATCGCAAGATCATTAATATGTAATCCTAAATTTTTACTCTTAGATGAGCCTTTTGCTGGGGTTGATCCTATAGCAGTAGGTGAAATACAAAGTTTGATTAATGATTTAAAAGCTATGAATATAGGTGTTTTAATCACCGATCATAATGTAAGAGAAACTTTAGCAATTTGCGATAGAGCTTATGTGATTAGAAGTGGAAGATTACTAGCTAGTGGTAATGCTAATGAAATAGCACATAATGAAGATGTTAAAAAATACTATCTTGGAAGTGAGTTTAGACTTGAATAA
- the tsaE gene encoding tRNA (adenosine(37)-N6)-threonylcarbamoyltransferase complex ATPase subunit type 1 TsaE, whose protein sequence is MKELILTQNELNKLCEILPKSGVILLQGDLASGKTTLVQNYAKFLGVEKMLNSPTFSIMQEYDFYQGKIYHYDIYQEGFEGLLKNGLIENFFEEGLHLVEWGDEKLKKYLDKYQIFNIILQIIPYKNKRKYIIHE, encoded by the coding sequence ATGAAAGAATTAATCTTAACTCAAAATGAACTTAATAAACTTTGTGAAATTTTGCCTAAAAGTGGAGTTATATTACTTCAAGGAGATTTAGCAAGTGGTAAAACTACTTTAGTGCAAAATTATGCTAAATTTCTTGGAGTGGAAAAAATGCTTAATTCTCCTACTTTTTCTATCATGCAAGAATATGATTTTTATCAAGGGAAAATATATCATTATGATATTTATCAAGAAGGATTTGAAGGGCTTTTGAAAAATGGTTTAATTGAAAATTTTTTTGAAGAAGGCTTACATTTGGTAGAGTGGGGTGATGAAAAATTAAAAAAATACTTAGATAAATATCAAATTTTTAATATAATTTTACAAATCATTCCTTATAAAAACAAAAGAAAGTATATAATACATGAGTAA
- a CDS encoding RNA-binding S4 domain-containing protein: protein MRIDKFLNVVNITKRRAISEDMCKSGVVSINNQVVKASKEVKVGDEISIKFIEYTNIYKVLDIPTSKSIPKAMQEKYVVKIQ, encoded by the coding sequence ATGAGAATAGATAAATTTTTAAATGTAGTTAATATTACTAAGCGTCGTGCAATTTCAGAAGATATGTGTAAAAGTGGTGTGGTAAGTATAAACAATCAAGTAGTAAAAGCTAGTAAAGAAGTTAAAGTTGGTGATGAAATAAGTATTAAATTTATAGAATATACTAATATTTATAAAGTTTTAGATATACCAACTTCCAAAAGTATTCCAAAAGCTATGCAAGAAAAATATGTGGTAAAAATTCAATGA
- a CDS encoding argininosuccinate synthase, giving the protein MKKDIKKVVLAYSGGLDTSIILKWLQDEYKCEVVTFTADIGQGEELEPARKKALSLGVKEENIFIQDLKDEFVRDYVFPMFRANAIYEGEYLLGTSIARPLIAKTLVEIANKTNADAISHGATGKGNDQVRFELGALALNPNLAIIAPWREWDLNSREKLLAYAQKHGIDIAKKPGKSPYSMDANLLHISYEGLILEDPSAKPEVDMWRWVKDLKETPNESEVIELEFNKGDLCAINGEKLSPAQLLAKLNELGAKHGIGRLDIVENRYVGMKSRGCYETPGGTILLKAHRAIESITLDREAAHLKDELMPKYASLIYNGYWFSPERVMLQALIDESQKYVNGKVKLELYKGNVMVIGRESANDSLFSEAYCTFEEDCVYDQKDAAGFIRLNALRFIIAGKNGRKF; this is encoded by the coding sequence ATGAAAAAAGATATTAAAAAAGTGGTTTTAGCATATTCTGGCGGACTTGATACAAGTATAATTTTAAAATGGTTGCAAGATGAATACAAATGTGAAGTAGTAACTTTTACAGCTGATATTGGTCAAGGTGAAGAGCTTGAACCTGCTAGAAAAAAAGCACTTTCTTTGGGTGTAAAAGAAGAAAATATTTTTATTCAAGACTTAAAAGATGAGTTTGTAAGAGACTATGTGTTTCCTATGTTTAGAGCAAATGCTATTTATGAGGGCGAATATTTACTAGGTACAAGTATAGCAAGACCTTTGATAGCAAAAACTTTAGTAGAAATTGCAAATAAAACAAATGCAGACGCAATTAGTCATGGAGCAACCGGTAAAGGAAACGATCAAGTGCGTTTTGAGCTAGGTGCTTTGGCTTTAAATCCAAATTTAGCTATTATTGCGCCATGGAGAGAATGGGATTTAAATAGTCGCGAAAAACTTTTGGCTTATGCACAAAAACATGGTATTGATATAGCTAAAAAACCTGGTAAATCACCTTATTCTATGGATGCAAATTTATTGCATATTTCTTATGAAGGTTTGATTCTTGAAGATCCTTCGGCTAAGCCTGAAGTAGATATGTGGCGTTGGGTGAAAGATTTAAAGGAAACTCCAAATGAAAGCGAAGTAATAGAACTTGAGTTTAATAAGGGCGATTTATGTGCTATAAATGGAGAAAAATTATCACCTGCACAACTTTTAGCTAAGCTTAACGAGCTTGGTGCAAAACATGGTATAGGTCGTCTTGATATAGTGGAAAATCGTTATGTGGGTATGAAAAGTAGAGGTTGCTATGAAACCCCAGGTGGAACCATACTTTTAAAAGCACACCGTGCCATAGAAAGTATCACTCTAGATAGAGAAGCAGCACATTTAAAAGATGAGTTAATGCCAAAATATGCAAGTTTAATTTACAATGGTTATTGGTTTTCACCAGAAAGAGTTATGCTCCAAGCTTTAATAGATGAATCACAAAAGTATGTAAATGGCAAAGTTAAGCTTGAATTATATAAAGGTAATGTGATGGTAATAGGCAGAGAAAGTGCAAATGATAGTTTATTTAGTGAAGCTTATTGTACTTTTGAGGAAGATTGTGTATATGATCAAAAAGATGCAGCAGGCTTTATAAGATTAAATGCTTTAAGATTTATCATTGCTGGTAAAAATGGAAGAAAATTTTAA